In Streptomyces sp. NBC_00483, a single window of DNA contains:
- a CDS encoding aldehyde dehydrogenase family protein gives MATTLKANTSWSDAWQRCLAVAPEAFQDDRVLNLWNGAWQADGRALPATSPVDGSPIAGPPRLDADTAHQAVRASLDQHRAWRHVPLSERRARVAATLDALTQHRELLALLLVWEIGKPWRLAQADVDRAIDGVRWYVDGIDEILGERTPLAGPVSNIASWNYPMSVLVHAMLVQALAGNAVIAKTPTDGGASCLTLACALAAREGIPVTLVSGSGGQLSEALVRAPEIGCVSFVGGRDTGAAVATDVADLGKRHILEQEGLNTWGIWNFTDWDKLTAAIPKLFDYGKQRCTAYPRFVVQREAFDEFLAAYLPAVRTLRVGHPLAVEHADDPYPALDFGPLINAAKAKELHDQVAEAVDRGAVPLHRSTADPALFLPGQDTSAYVHPVTLLGPPPSSPLHHAEPFGPVDTIVLVDTEAELLAAMNASNGALVATLSTDDEATYERLAPQIRAFKVGHGKPRSRGDRDELFGGFGASWRGAFVGGELLVRAVTEGPSGERLPGNFPEYHLMP, from the coding sequence ATGGCAACCACCCTCAAGGCGAACACCTCCTGGTCCGACGCCTGGCAACGCTGCCTCGCCGTCGCACCCGAGGCCTTCCAGGACGACCGCGTCCTGAACCTGTGGAACGGCGCATGGCAGGCCGACGGCCGCGCCCTGCCCGCCACCAGCCCCGTCGACGGCAGCCCCATCGCGGGCCCGCCCCGCCTCGACGCCGACACCGCCCACCAGGCCGTGCGCGCCTCCCTCGACCAGCACCGCGCCTGGCGGCACGTCCCGCTGTCCGAGCGGCGCGCCCGCGTCGCCGCGACCCTCGACGCCCTCACCCAGCACCGCGAACTCCTCGCCCTGCTCCTCGTATGGGAGATCGGCAAGCCGTGGCGCCTCGCGCAGGCCGACGTCGACCGCGCCATCGACGGCGTGCGCTGGTACGTCGACGGCATCGACGAGATCCTCGGCGAGCGCACCCCGCTGGCCGGGCCCGTGTCGAACATCGCCAGCTGGAACTACCCGATGAGCGTGCTCGTGCACGCCATGCTGGTCCAGGCCCTGGCCGGCAACGCGGTCATCGCCAAGACGCCGACCGACGGCGGCGCCTCGTGTCTCACCCTGGCCTGCGCCCTGGCCGCCCGCGAGGGCATCCCGGTCACCCTGGTCAGCGGCAGCGGCGGGCAGCTCTCCGAGGCGCTCGTGCGGGCGCCGGAGATCGGCTGCGTGTCCTTCGTCGGCGGCCGGGACACGGGCGCGGCGGTCGCCACGGACGTCGCCGACCTCGGCAAGCGCCACATCCTGGAACAGGAGGGACTCAACACCTGGGGCATCTGGAACTTCACCGACTGGGACAAGCTGACGGCCGCCATACCCAAGCTCTTCGACTACGGGAAGCAGCGCTGCACCGCCTACCCGCGGTTCGTCGTGCAGCGGGAGGCCTTCGACGAGTTCCTCGCCGCCTACCTGCCCGCCGTACGCACCCTGCGCGTCGGCCACCCGCTGGCCGTCGAGCACGCCGACGACCCGTACCCGGCGCTCGACTTCGGGCCGCTGATCAACGCGGCGAAGGCGAAGGAGCTGCACGACCAGGTCGCGGAGGCGGTCGACCGCGGCGCCGTCCCGCTGCACCGCTCCACGGCGGACCCGGCGCTGTTCCTGCCGGGCCAGGACACCAGCGCGTATGTGCATCCGGTGACGCTGCTCGGCCCGCCGCCGTCCTCGCCGCTGCACCACGCCGAGCCGTTCGGCCCGGTCGACACCATCGTGCTCGTCGACACGGAAGCGGAACTCCTCGCGGCGATGAACGCCTCCAACGGCGCCCTGGTCGCCACCCTGTCCACCGACGACGAGGCGACGTACGAGCGGCTCGCGCCGCAGATCCGGGCGTTCAAGGTCGGCCACGGCAAGCCGCGTTCGCGCGGGGACCGTGACGAGCTGTTCGGCGGGTTCGGGGCGTCGTGGCGCGGCGCGTTCGTGGGCGGCGAACTCCTGGTCCGCGCGGTCACCGAAGGGCCGTCGGGGGAGCGGCTGCCGGGCAACTTCCCGGAGTACCACCTGATGCCCTGA
- a CDS encoding OFA family MFS transporter gives MTTTDLPSPVPYREVTDANGRMYRVGESDIDIMGRGRKWMVILPWVGMMGISSAEYAFASAEDTLHTAHHWNSGHIFWMMTVWVFFQAAVAMPAGRLRESGKLPARWAMMLGAVGTFLGYLSLAFAPHVIVAYIGFSVFSGMGAGMVYATCVNMVGKWYPERRGGKTGFVNGGFAYGSVPFVFLFTGFMDLTNFRWVLVSVGVLLAAMVAVAGSFFKDPPKNWWPANIDPLNPPEDPRARRSLEKNPPAVKQYTPMEAWRTGRVALMWFCLACTSGVNIFGIAFQVDIGKEAGFAGGIVATAMSLKAVVNGTGRGVIGWLSDRYGRKQCLLAVCFILGLAQFGIIWSASEQMLAMFLVFSAISGFGGGAIFPMFAALTADYFGENNNATNYGMVYSSKLVSGLGAGMGSVVVGAWGHSGAFILAGCISFFAGFVAIFLSPPGRPKKRGVHPNPHPLGEEMA, from the coding sequence ATGACAACAACCGATCTGCCGAGTCCCGTCCCCTACAGGGAGGTGACGGACGCCAACGGCCGGATGTACCGGGTTGGCGAGAGCGACATCGACATCATGGGTCGCGGTCGCAAGTGGATGGTCATCCTGCCCTGGGTGGGCATGATGGGCATCTCGTCCGCGGAGTACGCGTTCGCGTCCGCCGAGGACACACTGCACACCGCGCACCATTGGAACAGCGGACACATCTTCTGGATGATGACCGTCTGGGTGTTCTTCCAGGCGGCCGTGGCCATGCCCGCGGGCAGGCTCCGGGAGAGCGGCAAACTGCCGGCCCGCTGGGCCATGATGCTCGGCGCCGTGGGTACCTTCCTCGGCTATCTGTCGCTGGCCTTCGCACCGCACGTCATCGTCGCCTACATCGGCTTCAGTGTCTTCAGCGGTATGGGCGCCGGAATGGTGTACGCGACCTGCGTCAACATGGTCGGCAAGTGGTACCCGGAGCGCAGGGGCGGCAAGACGGGCTTCGTCAACGGCGGTTTCGCCTACGGCTCGGTCCCGTTCGTGTTCCTGTTCACCGGGTTCATGGATCTGACCAACTTCCGCTGGGTGCTGGTCTCGGTGGGTGTGCTGCTCGCCGCGATGGTCGCCGTCGCGGGCTCCTTCTTCAAGGACCCGCCGAAGAACTGGTGGCCGGCGAACATCGACCCGCTCAACCCTCCGGAGGACCCGCGGGCCCGCCGGTCGCTGGAGAAGAACCCGCCGGCCGTCAAGCAGTACACCCCCATGGAGGCATGGAGGACCGGTCGGGTCGCGCTGATGTGGTTCTGCCTGGCCTGTACGTCGGGTGTGAACATCTTCGGCATCGCCTTCCAGGTCGACATCGGCAAGGAAGCGGGCTTCGCGGGCGGAATCGTGGCCACCGCGATGTCACTCAAGGCGGTCGTCAACGGCACCGGTCGCGGTGTCATCGGCTGGCTCTCCGACCGGTACGGCCGCAAGCAGTGTCTGCTGGCGGTCTGCTTCATCCTGGGCCTCGCCCAATTCGGCATCATCTGGTCGGCCTCGGAGCAGATGCTCGCGATGTTCCTGGTCTTCTCCGCGATCTCCGGATTCGGCGGTGGCGCGATCTTCCCGATGTTCGCGGCCCTGACCGCGGACTACTTCGGTGAGAACAACAACGCAACCAACTACGGCATGGTCTACAGCTCAAAGCTCGTCTCAGGGCTCGGCGCGGGCATGGGGTCCGTCGTCGTCGGCGCCTGGGGACACTCCGGAGCCTTCATCCTGGCCGGCTGCATCTCGTTCTTCGCCGGCTTCGTGGCTATCTTCCTGTCCCCGCCCGGTAGGCCCAAGAAGCGTGGGGTCCACCCCAACCCACACCCCCTTGGTGAGGAGATGGCTTGA
- a CDS encoding sugar phosphate isomerase/epimerase family protein, translating into MTAGPDEGSSPDEALRSRLGINRRRFLSTCTAVAGAAIAAPVFGAAPALAQQAAGPSGGGRGTKLIPADKRGIILYTVRDATGRDPLSSNLPSGFREVFKELARYGYKQVEFAGYGQHANAPGGANLESVAGAKLLRSWLDEYGLRAQGNHGFIPSSWPLTEADKDQFKKHLEIANILGMDHMGTGGDPTGSSYKADWDVAADKWNALGRLADRAGLKLYTHNHDAAYGFLIDGGPLDDQGRPTRSSGIRKLEYFLRASDPKTVWLEMDIFWAHVAQYKFHTYTAHDGSTREKVFDPAALVVAHNARYPLFHAKDGTRNDTNGMGYDMVPFGEGVIDYRTFFKRVGARNYHHPMVEQDNAPSATDPAQSLTHARIGYDNLAALRK; encoded by the coding sequence ATCACCGCAGGTCCCGACGAGGGATCAAGTCCCGACGAGGCCCTCAGATCCCGCCTCGGCATCAACCGCCGCCGCTTCCTCAGTACCTGCACCGCCGTCGCCGGCGCCGCCATCGCCGCGCCCGTGTTCGGCGCCGCACCCGCACTCGCCCAGCAGGCGGCCGGCCCCTCCGGCGGCGGCCGCGGCACCAAACTGATCCCCGCCGACAAACGCGGCATCATCCTCTACACCGTGCGCGACGCCACCGGCCGCGACCCGCTGAGCAGCAACCTGCCCTCCGGCTTCCGCGAGGTGTTCAAGGAGCTGGCCCGCTACGGCTACAAGCAGGTCGAGTTCGCCGGCTACGGCCAGCACGCCAACGCGCCCGGAGGGGCGAACCTGGAGTCCGTCGCGGGCGCGAAACTGCTGCGCTCGTGGCTCGACGAGTACGGGCTGCGCGCCCAGGGCAACCACGGCTTCATCCCCTCGTCCTGGCCGCTCACCGAGGCCGACAAGGACCAGTTCAAGAAGCATCTGGAGATCGCGAACATCCTCGGCATGGACCACATGGGCACCGGCGGCGACCCCACCGGCAGCTCGTACAAGGCGGACTGGGACGTCGCCGCCGACAAGTGGAACGCGCTGGGGCGGCTCGCGGACCGCGCGGGGCTCAAGCTCTATACGCACAACCACGACGCGGCGTACGGGTTCCTCATCGACGGCGGGCCGCTCGACGACCAGGGCAGGCCCACCCGCAGCTCCGGCATCCGCAAGCTCGAGTACTTCCTGCGGGCCAGCGACCCGAAGACGGTGTGGCTGGAGATGGACATCTTCTGGGCGCACGTGGCCCAGTACAAGTTCCACACCTACACCGCACACGACGGCTCCACGCGCGAGAAGGTCTTCGACCCGGCGGCCCTCGTCGTCGCCCACAACGCCCGCTACCCGCTCTTCCACGCGAAGGACGGCACCCGCAACGACACCAACGGCATGGGCTACGACATGGTCCCGTTCGGTGAAGGTGTCATCGACTACCGGACGTTCTTCAAGCGGGTCGGCGCCCGCAACTACCACCACCCCATGGTCGAGCAGGACAACGCGCCCAGCGCCACCGACCCCGCCCAGTCCCTGACCCACGCGCGCATCGGCTACGACAACCTCGCGGCACTCCGGAAGTAG
- the frc gene encoding formyl-CoA transferase — protein sequence MTKALEGVRVLDMTHVQSGPSATQMLAWLGADVVKLEAPTGDITRKQLRDIPDVDSLYFTMLNCNKRSITLNTKTERGKELLTELIRRSDVLVENFGPGAVDRMGFTWDRIQEINPRIIYASIKGFGEGPYTNFKAYEVVAQAMGGSMSTTGFEDGPPLATGAQIGDSGTGIHTVAGILAALFQRENTGRGQRVNVAMQHAVLNLCRVKLRDQQRLTHGPLAEYPNEDFGDEVPRSGNASGGGQPGWAVKCAPGGPNDYVYVIVQPVGWKPLTELIGRPELAEDADWATPEARLPKLNKMFQLIEEWSSTLPKWEVLDQLNAHNIPCGPILSTKEIIEDESLVANEMVVEVPHSGRGSFKTVGSPLKLSDSPVDVTSSPLLGEHNAEVFIGELGLGDEELHLLKSNGVI from the coding sequence GTGACCAAGGCACTCGAGGGTGTGCGCGTCCTGGACATGACCCATGTCCAGTCAGGCCCATCCGCCACGCAGATGCTGGCGTGGCTGGGTGCGGACGTCGTCAAACTGGAGGCGCCGACCGGTGACATCACACGCAAGCAACTGCGTGACATCCCGGACGTCGACTCCCTCTACTTCACGATGCTCAACTGCAACAAGCGGAGCATCACCCTGAACACCAAGACAGAGCGCGGCAAGGAGCTGCTGACCGAACTGATCCGCCGGTCCGACGTGCTGGTGGAGAACTTCGGCCCCGGAGCCGTCGACCGGATGGGGTTCACCTGGGACCGCATCCAGGAGATCAACCCCCGCATCATCTACGCCTCCATCAAGGGCTTCGGCGAGGGTCCGTACACCAACTTCAAGGCCTACGAGGTCGTCGCCCAGGCCATGGGCGGCTCCATGTCGACCACCGGCTTCGAGGACGGACCACCCCTCGCGACGGGCGCGCAGATCGGCGACTCCGGCACCGGCATCCACACCGTCGCCGGCATCCTCGCCGCCCTGTTCCAGCGCGAGAACACCGGGCGCGGGCAGCGTGTGAACGTAGCCATGCAGCACGCGGTGCTCAACCTGTGCCGCGTGAAGCTGCGCGACCAACAGCGCCTCACGCACGGCCCGTTGGCGGAGTATCCGAACGAGGACTTCGGCGACGAGGTCCCCCGTTCCGGCAACGCGTCGGGCGGCGGACAGCCCGGCTGGGCCGTCAAGTGCGCGCCCGGCGGACCCAACGACTACGTGTACGTCATCGTCCAGCCGGTGGGCTGGAAGCCGCTCACCGAGCTGATCGGGCGGCCCGAACTGGCCGAGGACGCCGACTGGGCCACGCCCGAGGCGCGCCTGCCGAAGCTCAACAAGATGTTCCAGCTGATCGAGGAGTGGTCGTCCACCCTCCCCAAGTGGGAGGTCCTCGACCAGCTCAACGCCCACAACATCCCCTGCGGCCCGATCCTCTCCACCAAGGAGATCATCGAGGACGAGTCGCTGGTGGCCAACGAGATGGTCGTCGAGGTGCCGCACTCCGGACGCGGCTCCTTCAAGACCGTCGGTTCCCCTCTCAAGCTCTCCGACTCCCCCGTCGACGTCACCTCCTCCCCGCTGCTCGGCGAGCACAACGCGGAGGTCTTCATCGGTGAACTCGGCCTCGGGGACGAAGAGTTGCACCTGCTCAAGTCGAACGGAGTGATCTGA
- a CDS encoding OFA family MFS transporter, producing MTAEPVSASNTAPATGSRYREITDEHGRIYRVGETDRDILGHSRKFMVYLPWAAMMAISVFEYAYGSAEDTLSSAHGWTQSNTFWILSVWVFFQAGVAFPAGWLREKGIMPARRAMYVGAFMCLFGFLALSHLHNVWLAIIGFGMIGGLGSGFVYATCINMVGKWYPERKGGKTGFVNGGFAYGSLPFIFIFNYAFDTSNYHRVLDMIGVYVLIVVLVCAFFFRDPPKNWWPSDIDPLAKSGDSKSQAALAKNPPAVKQYTPMEAIKTGQLPLMWLSLVLTAGVSIFGISFQVDFAKEVGFGPLVAASSMGVMAVINGVGRAVVGWMSDLWGRKASLILVIVVLGLAQFGIIWAGDVRSEWLFLVFAFLSGFGGGAFYPMFAALTPDYFGENYNATNYGLVYSGKLISGLFGGGLGSMVVGAWGYNGAYAMAGGISMLSALVALLLRQPGRNEKAVSLT from the coding sequence ATGACGGCGGAACCTGTCTCCGCTAGTAACACGGCACCGGCTACCGGGAGCCGGTACCGAGAAATCACCGACGAGCACGGCCGGATCTATCGCGTCGGCGAGACCGACCGCGACATCCTCGGCCACTCCCGCAAGTTCATGGTGTATCTGCCATGGGCCGCGATGATGGCCATCAGTGTCTTCGAGTACGCCTACGGGTCAGCGGAGGACACGTTGTCCTCCGCGCACGGCTGGACGCAGTCCAACACCTTCTGGATCCTGAGTGTCTGGGTGTTCTTCCAGGCAGGTGTGGCGTTCCCGGCCGGCTGGCTGCGGGAGAAGGGCATCATGCCGGCCCGGCGCGCCATGTACGTGGGCGCCTTCATGTGCCTGTTCGGATTCCTGGCCCTGTCGCACCTGCACAACGTGTGGCTGGCCATCATCGGATTCGGCATGATCGGCGGGCTCGGCTCCGGGTTCGTGTACGCGACCTGCATCAACATGGTCGGCAAGTGGTACCCCGAACGCAAAGGCGGCAAGACAGGTTTCGTCAACGGAGGCTTCGCCTACGGCTCGCTTCCGTTCATCTTCATCTTCAACTACGCCTTCGACACGTCGAACTACCACCGGGTGCTCGACATGATCGGCGTCTACGTGCTGATCGTGGTGCTGGTGTGTGCGTTCTTCTTCCGGGACCCGCCGAAGAACTGGTGGCCATCGGACATCGACCCGCTGGCGAAGTCGGGCGACAGCAAGAGCCAGGCGGCGCTGGCCAAGAACCCGCCGGCCGTCAAGCAGTACACCCCCATGGAGGCCATCAAGACGGGCCAGCTGCCGCTGATGTGGCTGAGCCTGGTCCTGACGGCAGGTGTGTCGATCTTCGGCATCTCCTTCCAGGTCGACTTCGCCAAGGAGGTCGGCTTCGGTCCACTGGTCGCCGCGTCCTCGATGGGTGTCATGGCGGTCATCAACGGCGTCGGCCGCGCGGTGGTCGGCTGGATGTCGGACCTGTGGGGCCGCAAGGCGAGCCTGATCCTCGTGATCGTCGTCCTCGGCCTGGCCCAGTTCGGCATCATCTGGGCGGGCGACGTCCGCAGCGAGTGGCTGTTCCTGGTCTTCGCGTTCCTGTCCGGCTTCGGTGGCGGCGCGTTCTACCCGATGTTCGCGGCGCTGACCCCGGACTACTTCGGGGAGAACTACAACGCCACCAACTACGGCCTGGTGTACAGCGGGAAGCTCATCAGCGGCCTGTTCGGCGGCGGTCTCGGCTCCATGGTGGTCGGCGCCTGGGGATACAACGGCGCGTACGCCATGGCCGGCGGGATATCCATGCTGTCGGCGCTCGTGGCGCTGCTGCTGCGGCAGCCGGGGCGGAACGAAAAGGCGGTGTCCTTGACATGA
- a CDS encoding acetate--CoA ligase family protein, with protein MAEERELKVRALLDTVRAEGRTALTAPEGKVIADAYGIAVPGEELATDADQAVAAAARFGGPVVLKIVSPDILHKTDAGGVIVGVEGESAVREAYQRIVDNAHAYAADAHITGIQVQELLPTGPDTQEVIVGSVTDPTFGKVVAFGLGGVLVEVLKDVTFRLAPVTEDESLDMLDSIKAAEVLRGVRGAKGVDREALAEQIRRVSQLVTEFPEIAEVDLNPVIATPNGALAADIRVILAEGEPKRRRTYTREEILTSMRRLMEPRSVTVIGASNEQGKIGNSVMRNLIDGGFSGEIHPVNPKADDILGRKAYKSVTDVPGDVDVAIFAIPAKFVAAALEEVGRKGIPNAVLIPSGFAETGEHELQDEIVAIAERYGTRLLGPNIYGYYSTWQDLCATFCTPYDVKGGVALTSQSGGIGMAILGFARTTKTGVSAIVGLGNKSDLDEDDLLTWFGEDPNTDCIAMHLEDLKDGRAFVAAARETVPKKPVVVLKAGRTAAGAKAAGSHTGALAGDDAVYDDILKQAGVIRAPGLNDMLEYARALPVLPTPKGDNIVIITGAGGSGVLLSDAVMDNGLELMEIPADLDAAFRKFIPPFGAAGNPVDITGGEPPSTYEATIRLGLEDPRIHSLVLGYWHTIVTPPMVFAEVTARVVQEFRERGIEKPVVASLAGDVEVEEACQYLFDRGVVAYPYTTEKPVAVLGAKYKWARAAGKLGGGR; from the coding sequence ATGGCCGAGGAACGTGAGCTCAAGGTACGGGCGCTGCTCGACACCGTACGGGCCGAGGGACGTACAGCGCTCACCGCGCCCGAGGGAAAGGTGATCGCCGACGCGTACGGGATCGCCGTCCCCGGCGAGGAGCTCGCGACCGATGCCGACCAGGCGGTGGCGGCCGCGGCCCGCTTCGGCGGACCCGTGGTGCTGAAGATCGTGTCGCCCGACATCCTGCACAAGACCGACGCCGGCGGCGTGATCGTGGGCGTGGAGGGCGAGAGCGCCGTACGGGAGGCGTACCAGCGGATCGTCGACAACGCGCACGCGTACGCGGCCGATGCCCACATCACCGGCATCCAGGTGCAGGAACTGCTGCCCACCGGACCCGACACCCAGGAGGTCATCGTCGGGTCCGTCACCGACCCGACCTTCGGCAAGGTCGTCGCCTTCGGGCTCGGCGGCGTCCTGGTCGAGGTGCTCAAGGACGTCACCTTCCGGCTCGCGCCGGTGACGGAGGACGAGTCCCTCGACATGCTCGACTCCATCAAGGCCGCGGAGGTACTGCGCGGCGTGCGCGGCGCCAAGGGCGTCGACCGGGAGGCACTGGCCGAGCAGATCCGCCGCGTGTCCCAACTGGTCACGGAGTTCCCGGAGATAGCCGAGGTCGACCTCAACCCGGTGATCGCGACCCCGAACGGCGCGCTCGCCGCCGACATCCGCGTCATCCTCGCCGAGGGCGAGCCGAAGCGGCGGCGCACCTACACGCGCGAGGAGATCCTGACCTCGATGCGGCGGCTGATGGAGCCGCGCTCCGTCACCGTGATCGGCGCCTCCAACGAGCAGGGCAAGATCGGCAATTCGGTGATGCGCAACCTCATCGACGGCGGCTTCTCCGGCGAGATCCACCCGGTGAACCCGAAGGCCGATGACATCCTGGGCCGCAAGGCGTACAAGAGTGTCACGGACGTGCCCGGCGACGTGGACGTGGCGATCTTCGCGATCCCCGCCAAGTTCGTGGCAGCGGCCCTCGAAGAGGTGGGCCGCAAGGGCATTCCGAACGCGGTCCTCATCCCCTCCGGGTTCGCCGAGACCGGCGAGCACGAGCTCCAGGACGAGATCGTGGCCATCGCCGAGCGCTACGGCACCCGCCTCCTCGGCCCGAACATCTACGGCTACTACTCGACGTGGCAGGACCTGTGCGCCACGTTCTGCACGCCGTACGACGTGAAGGGCGGCGTCGCGCTGACCTCGCAGTCCGGTGGCATCGGCATGGCCATCCTGGGCTTCGCGCGCACCACGAAGACAGGTGTCTCGGCGATCGTCGGACTCGGCAACAAGTCGGACCTGGACGAGGACGACCTGCTCACGTGGTTCGGCGAAGACCCCAACACCGACTGCATCGCGATGCACTTGGAGGACCTCAAGGACGGGCGCGCCTTCGTGGCAGCCGCGCGCGAGACCGTGCCGAAGAAGCCGGTCGTGGTCCTGAAGGCGGGGCGTACGGCGGCGGGCGCCAAGGCGGCCGGTTCCCACACGGGCGCGCTCGCGGGCGACGACGCCGTGTACGACGACATCCTCAAGCAGGCCGGTGTCATCCGGGCGCCCGGCCTCAACGACATGCTGGAGTACGCGCGGGCGCTGCCGGTGCTTCCGACGCCCAAGGGCGACAACATCGTGATCATCACGGGGGCCGGCGGCTCGGGTGTGCTGCTCTCGGACGCCGTGATGGACAACGGGCTCGAACTGATGGAGATCCCGGCCGACTTGGACGCGGCCTTCCGGAAGTTCATCCCGCCGTTCGGCGCCGCGGGCAACCCCGTCGACATCACGGGCGGCGAGCCCCCGTCGACGTACGAGGCGACGATCCGGCTCGGTCTGGAGGATCCGCGGATCCACTCGCTGGTGCTCGGCTACTGGCACACCATCGTCACCCCGCCCATGGTGTTCGCGGAGGTGACGGCGCGCGTCGTCCAGGAGTTCAGGGAGCGCGGCATCGAGAAGCCCGTGGTGGCCTCACTGGCCGGCGACGTCGAGGTCGAGGAGGCGTGCCAGTACCTCTTCGACCGGGGTGTCGTCGCGTACCCGTACACGACCGAGAAGCCCGTCGCGGTGCTCGGCGCCAAGTACAAGTGGGCCCGCGCGGCAGGGAAGTTGGGGGGCGGTCGATGA
- the sucD gene encoding succinate--CoA ligase subunit alpha, which yields MAIYLTQESKVLVQGMTGAEGMKHTRRMLQAGTGVVGGVNPRKAGRSVDLDGRDVPVFGSVAEGMAATGADVTVVFVPPAFAKGAVIEAADAGIPLAVVITEGIPVHDAVAFHAYAKQKGTRIIGPNCPGLISPGASNAGIIPADITKPGRIGLVSKSGTLTYQLMYELRDIGFSTCVGIGGDPVIGTTHIDCLEAFEADPETELIVLIGEIGGDAEERAAAHIREHVTKPVVGYIAGFTAPEGKTMGHAGAIVSGSSGTAAAKKEALEAVGVRVGSTPTETARLVLDRLADGQ from the coding sequence ATGGCCATCTACCTGACCCAGGAGAGCAAGGTCCTCGTCCAGGGCATGACCGGCGCCGAGGGCATGAAGCACACCCGCCGCATGCTCCAGGCGGGCACCGGCGTCGTCGGCGGCGTCAACCCCCGCAAGGCCGGGCGCAGCGTCGACCTCGACGGCCGCGACGTCCCCGTCTTCGGCAGCGTCGCCGAGGGCATGGCCGCCACCGGAGCCGATGTCACCGTCGTCTTCGTGCCGCCGGCCTTCGCCAAGGGCGCCGTCATCGAAGCGGCCGACGCGGGCATCCCGCTCGCCGTCGTCATCACGGAGGGCATCCCGGTGCACGACGCCGTCGCCTTCCACGCGTACGCGAAGCAGAAGGGCACCCGCATCATCGGGCCCAACTGCCCGGGCCTCATCTCGCCCGGCGCCTCGAACGCGGGCATCATCCCGGCCGACATCACAAAGCCGGGCCGCATCGGACTCGTCTCCAAGTCCGGCACCCTCACCTACCAACTCATGTACGAGCTGCGCGACATCGGCTTCTCGACGTGTGTGGGCATCGGCGGCGACCCCGTCATCGGCACCACCCACATCGACTGCCTCGAAGCCTTCGAGGCCGACCCCGAGACCGAACTCATCGTGCTCATCGGGGAGATCGGCGGCGACGCCGAGGAACGGGCAGCTGCCCACATCCGCGAGCACGTCACCAAGCCCGTCGTCGGCTACATCGCCGGATTCACCGCGCCCGAGGGCAAGACGATGGGCCACGCCGGCGCCATCGTCTCCGGCTCCTCGGGTACGGCAGCGGCCAAGAAGGAGGCGCTCGAAGCGGTCGGCGTCCGCGTCGGCTCGACACCGACGGAGACGGCACGGCTCGTCCTGGACCGCCTCGCCGACGGGCAGTGA
- the sucC gene encoding ADP-forming succinate--CoA ligase subunit beta — translation MDLYEHQARDLFAEHGIPVPRAEVTESAKEAREFARRLGGRVVVKAQVKTGGRGKAGGVRLAADPAAAELTARQILGMDIKGHIVRKVMLAQPVEIDSEFYVSYVLDRAAGTFLAIASAEGGMEIEEVAATRPEAVARIPIDPAVGVTSAVGARIAEAAGLPSQTVDVLVRLWEVLTREDAVLVEVNPLVRTAQGQILALDGKVTLDDNARFRNARWGEQEAAHEEPLEARAAAKGLNYVKLDGEVGIIGNGAGLVMSTLDVVAGCGAKPANFLDIGGGASAQIMADGLDVILSDPSVKSVFVNVFGGITACDAVADGIVQALERVQLTKPLVVRLDGNNAARGRTILEERAHPLVAQATTMDGAARQAADLALAPNPL, via the coding sequence ATGGACCTGTACGAACACCAAGCGAGGGACCTGTTCGCGGAGCACGGCATCCCCGTCCCGCGGGCCGAAGTCACCGAATCCGCCAAGGAGGCGCGGGAGTTCGCTCGCCGTCTCGGCGGCCGCGTCGTCGTCAAGGCGCAGGTCAAGACGGGCGGGCGCGGCAAGGCGGGCGGCGTCAGGCTCGCCGCCGACCCGGCCGCCGCCGAACTGACCGCGCGCCAGATCCTCGGCATGGACATCAAGGGCCACATCGTGCGCAAGGTGATGCTGGCCCAACCCGTAGAGATCGACAGCGAGTTCTACGTCTCCTACGTCCTCGACCGCGCGGCCGGCACCTTCCTCGCCATCGCCTCGGCCGAGGGCGGCATGGAGATCGAGGAGGTCGCCGCCACCCGGCCCGAGGCCGTGGCCCGGATCCCCATCGACCCGGCCGTCGGCGTCACCTCGGCCGTCGGGGCGCGCATCGCCGAGGCGGCAGGGCTGCCGTCGCAGACCGTCGACGTCCTCGTCCGCCTGTGGGAGGTCCTCACCCGCGAGGACGCGGTGCTCGTCGAGGTGAACCCGCTCGTGCGCACCGCGCAGGGGCAGATCCTCGCGCTCGACGGCAAGGTGACACTCGACGACAACGCCCGCTTTCGCAATGCCCGTTGGGGCGAGCAGGAGGCGGCGCACGAGGAACCGCTTGAGGCCCGGGCGGCGGCCAAGGGGCTCAACTACGTGAAGCTCGACGGCGAGGTCGGCATCATCGGCAACGGCGCCGGGCTCGTCATGTCCACCCTCGACGTGGTCGCGGGCTGCGGTGCGAAGCCCGCCAACTTCCTCGACATCGGCGGCGGTGCCTCCGCGCAGATCATGGCGGACGGGCTCGACGTCATCCTCTCCGACCCGTCCGTGAAGTCCGTCTTCGTCAACGTCTTCGGCGGCATCACCGCCTGCGACGCGGTCGCCGACGGCATCGTCCAGGCCCTGGAACGCGTCCAGTTGACCAAACCGCTCGTCGTCCGCCTCGACGGGAACAACGCGGCACGCGGCCGGACCATCCTCGAGGAGCGTGCCCACCCCCTGGTCGCCCAGGCCACCACCATGGACGGCGCCGCACGCCAGGCCGCCGACCTCGCCCTCGCCCCCAACCCCCTTTAA